GTTTTCAAGGTCCCTTTCTCCTGAATAGCGGGTATCGCCTAGCCAGGTGGTCTCAGAACCCCAATACACGTCTTGTGGGGGTTCCCAGATGTCTTCGCGTCCGCCACCGAAACCGAAGGTTTTAAAGCCCATTGATTCGAGTGCACAGTTGCCAGCAAGTATCATCAGGTCAGCCCAAGAGATTTTTTTGCCATATTTCTGCTTTATTGGCCAAAGCAAACGGCGTGCCTTGTCGAGGTTAACGTTGTCTGGCCAACTGCTGAGGGGAGGGAAACGCTGTGCACCTCCGGAGACACCACCGCGTCCGTCGCCTTTGCGGTATGTGCCTGCGCTATGCCAGGCCATTCGGATTATGAGTCCTCCATAGTGACCGAAATCAGCTGGCCACCAATCCTTTGAGTCAGTCATCATTGCATTAAGGTCCTTTTTCAAGGCTTCATAGTCTAGTTTCTTGAATTCTTCAGCATAGTTAAAGTCCTTGCCCATTGGATTGGACAGGGATGAATGCTGATGTAACATGGTTAGATTCAGCTGGTTTGGCCACCAGTCTTGATTTGACGTACCTCTAGGAGTATCTCCTTTTTTTTGGTTCATCTTATAAAATCTCCGTCTAATTCAAATAATCTTAAAAAAGTATTTAAGAATTATTATTACCTAGTAAGGCACATGCAAAACTCACTGAAAAATGACTCTGCAATCATTGGGGCACTGCGCAGCAAAGGCTACAAAGCCACACCCCAAAGAATCACCATCTGCAAAATCACACTGGGCAGCCGCGAACACCCCAACATCCAAAAAATCTACACAGAAACAAAAAAAGTCCACTCAACCGTTAGCCTAGCCACGGTTTATAGCACACTCAACATCCTAAAAGAAAGCGGGTTAATTCAGGAACTCAATTTTCCACAGGGACAAACCCGCTACGACCCATACTTGGAACCTCACATTAATTTGGTGTGTTTAAACTGTGGCAAAATCCAAGACATAAACGAGCCCGCAGTAAAAGAAATAATCAAAACTGTTTCAACAAAAACACAGTTTACTCCTACGACTCAACGTATTGATGTTTATGGTATTTGTCAACAGTGCTCTAAAAGTCAGAAGTAAATAGGATATTCCTTTTTTTGGAGTTGCTGGTTTTTGATTGGGGTTTAGTGTCGTTTTGTAAAATTTGTTTTTAGCTAACTATAAAAGCTACCGCTTCCATAATAAATTTGAGTTGACTACTTTTCAGGTTTGAGTTCTAATGGAGAAAACGCAGTCTGCTCTGCAGATTTGTTCACGTTGCGTTCTGCCGAGTTCTTTTCCAAGGATAAACTTTGACGACAAGGGGGTTTGCTCGGTTTGCAGGGAATATGATAAGTCATGGGGTGATTGGAACACAGAAAAAAACCAAAAAAGCAAAATTCTTGAAAAAATCTGCAAAGACGCAAAAAACAAGCATAAAGAGTTTGATGCTCTGGTTCCTCTTTCAGGAGGAAAAGACAGCACTTACGTGTTATATGTTGCCCAAAAAAAACTTGGGTTAAACTGCCTTGCCTACACCTTAGACAACGGGTACCTATCACAACCCGCCAAAAACAACATTGAAAAAACCTGTAGAACCCTAGGCATTGAGCACCTATACTACGGTCTAGACCCAGACCTCACAAACAGGCTGTTTAACTTGTTCATTAAAAAAACGGGGTGGTTCTGCTCAGTTTGCATGCGCGCCATTCAAATGTCCACTTTCCGAATAGCAGACATGTACAAAATTCCCCTCATCATCAAAGGCAGTTCCATGCGTACAGAAATGCCGTTATCCCGAGAAATGTTTCAGGGAGGCGATCCCGCACATTTTCAAGCTGTTCTAGAAGGCGAACCAATTGCACGTGAATGTGGGCGCTTGTGTGATAGGGGTGCAAGTTTTCAGAGGTTGCTGGGTTACATGATGTTTTTGCTCTCAGGACAGAAGAGACTGCGGTCTTATGCTTACTTTAACCTAGCAGGGTATGTAGATTGGGATTACAAAATAATTCAGGACACCATACAAAAAGAAGTCGAATGGACAGCCCCTGATGAAGCAGAACACATGGACTGCGCAATCCATCCCATACAAAAATACATTCATAACAGGCGATTTCCAACCCTAAAGATGAACAGGTTAACCTATGCAAGGCAAATCATGGCGGGAACAATGACTCGTCAAGAAGCAATGCAGAGGCTGGAAAAAGAAGAAAACACGCCCTGCCCTGAGAGCGTCATGAACATGTTTCTGGGCAATATTGACATGACACGCCAAGAGTTTGATGACTACATAGATATGGGTCCAAGGCATCTGCAGTATCATCCAGCCCCTAATCTTTCGTTGAGATTGGCAAAAAAGGTCTTTCCAATTCAAGATGCTGGTACGTACTAAACGCTTACAACTAAGGCAAGCCTTTTCAAACGCTATCTGCTCATGGTTTTGTTGCTGCAAAGAAAGCTATAGAAGCAGGAATAAACAGAATTGTGTAGCAAGGCAGGAAGCGTAGATTGACCAGTATAGTTGCTTCAATAAAGCGTTTAGTAGCGTTTCTAATAGTGATTACAGTATCTGCTGTTGGCGCAATTTACATTTTCGACCTGTTTGTGGCTCAACCCATAAACCTTCCAACGTTGCTTCAGCAGTCATTTGACATAATCATAATCTTGGCGTTTTGGTTAACCGCAATCTTCCTGCTACTTAAACTAAAAAATCTCCTAACCCCGCATGTGGGCACTCAGGTGGCAACAGCGCTTCAATTCGTAAGTCTCATAATATCCGTTATCATCATGAGCTTTGGCATTCTCGAAACGCTGGGGGTTTCCCCTCAGGCACTTTTGACTGGCGCGGGAATCATCAGCATCACCGTGGGCTTAATCATCTCCACTTTTGTGGGCGGCATCCTGTCTGGTGCATTAGTTTTCACAACCTACAAATTCAAAGTAGGCGACGAAGTGCTCGTTAATAATGTCCCCGGAAAAATCAGTGACATGACTACGCTTGTAACCCGAATCCGCACAGACACAGGCATCATTAGCATCCCAAACAACGCCATCGCCTCAGGTGGTGTAATCATCACAGCAGTACAAAAACCACCCACAACACAAGAAACCAGACTACACTACACAGTAGATGACCGCGTAATTACCTCTTACAAATATGAGGAGGGCATAGTCAAAGAAATCACTGCATACCACACACGGGTTCTTTTGGATTCAGGAAAAGAAATCATTTTCCTAAACAACAGCGTACTCTCAGGCGCCGTTCCAATAGCAAAAATAGCCTCTGCCTCAGAAGAGAGAAAATAGCCCTTTTCTTAATCAGTACCCCTTAGCAGTACCAGTCCACCAAAAAATATTGACAAAGTCTTTAAATGCACTTTTAACCAACTAAGCGGTAAAAAGAGAGAGGGGTTATCATGCGGAAGACAGTTGTGGAAGTAAACGGCTTAGTTAAGCAGTACAAGGATGTACGGGCAGTTAACGAGATTTCCTTTGAGGTTTATGAAGGCGAAATTTTTGCTTTTTTGGGACCCAATGGTGCAGGAAAAACCACAACTGTCGAAATTTTAGAGTGTATACGCTCTTTAACAAGTGGTTCAGCCAAGGTTTTAGGGTACGACGTAACCAGTAGCGCGGAAGTTAAAGAAATCAAACGCAGAATCGGTGTACTCCCGCAAGAATACAGTGCCTTAGAAAAACTGACCGTGAAAGAAAACATTGAATTTATCGGGGAAATGTACAAGACTCATCTGGACATTGACAATGTCATTGAACTTTTGGATTTACGAGACAAAACAAAAGCACGCTTTGAAAACCTCTCGGGTGGGCTCAAGCAAAGAGTTGGCGTGGCGGCGGCACTCATCAGTGACCCACAACTAATTTTTCTTGACGAACCCACAACAGGCTTAGACCCCAAAGCCAGAAGAGACGTTTGGAAAGTTATTGCTAATTTGAAAAAACTGGGTAAAACCGTGTTTTTAACCACTCACTACATGGAAGAAGCACAAACGCTTGCTGACCGAATCGCCCTTGTACAAAAAGGAAAAATAGCAGTCATCGGGTCACCCCAAGAACTCATAAGCAAATATGGCGGCTCAAAAACCCTAATCATAAAAGGCGGCACCAAAGAAATCACGCAGGAAATCAGCAAAAAACACCCCCACGTGAACATGAATGGCGACAGTGATGTTTTAATCAAAATTCCAAGCGCTGATGAGTTCTGGAATGTTATGGCAACCTTAACTGAGATGAAACTGGACAAGGACATAGAAATCCAGACCCCAACTATTGAGGACGTGTTTCTCAAGATTACGGGTGGACGCATAACTGATGAAGGAGAGCTCAAACAATGAAATTCATAGCTGTCTTTAAAGCGGTTACCAAAAACTGGTTGCGGTCACGTTCAGGACTCTTCTTTAGCCTCATGTTCCCAATTTTGTTACTGCTGGTTTTTGGCGCAATCTTTGGCGGCATAGGCGGCGGTTCAACAAGCTACGGGCTT
The Candidatus Bathyarchaeota archaeon genome window above contains:
- a CDS encoding transcriptional repressor — translated: MQNSLKNDSAIIGALRSKGYKATPQRITICKITLGSREHPNIQKIYTETKKVHSTVSLATVYSTLNILKESGLIQELNFPQGQTRYDPYLEPHINLVCLNCGKIQDINEPAVKEIIKTVSTKTQFTPTTQRIDVYGICQQCSKSQK
- a CDS encoding N-acetyl sugar amidotransferase, which produces MEKTQSALQICSRCVLPSSFPRINFDDKGVCSVCREYDKSWGDWNTEKNQKSKILEKICKDAKNKHKEFDALVPLSGGKDSTYVLYVAQKKLGLNCLAYTLDNGYLSQPAKNNIEKTCRTLGIEHLYYGLDPDLTNRLFNLFIKKTGWFCSVCMRAIQMSTFRIADMYKIPLIIKGSSMRTEMPLSREMFQGGDPAHFQAVLEGEPIARECGRLCDRGASFQRLLGYMMFLLSGQKRLRSYAYFNLAGYVDWDYKIIQDTIQKEVEWTAPDEAEHMDCAIHPIQKYIHNRRFPTLKMNRLTYARQIMAGTMTRQEAMQRLEKEENTPCPESVMNMFLGNIDMTRQEFDDYIDMGPRHLQYHPAPNLSLRLAKKVFPIQDAGTY
- a CDS encoding mechanosensitive ion channel family protein is translated as MTSIVASIKRLVAFLIVITVSAVGAIYIFDLFVAQPINLPTLLQQSFDIIIILAFWLTAIFLLLKLKNLLTPHVGTQVATALQFVSLIISVIIMSFGILETLGVSPQALLTGAGIISITVGLIISTFVGGILSGALVFTTYKFKVGDEVLVNNVPGKISDMTTLVTRIRTDTGIISIPNNAIASGGVIITAVQKPPTTQETRLHYTVDDRVITSYKYEEGIVKEITAYHTRVLLDSGKEIIFLNNSVLSGAVPIAKIASASEERK
- a CDS encoding ABC transporter ATP-binding protein yields the protein MRKTVVEVNGLVKQYKDVRAVNEISFEVYEGEIFAFLGPNGAGKTTTVEILECIRSLTSGSAKVLGYDVTSSAEVKEIKRRIGVLPQEYSALEKLTVKENIEFIGEMYKTHLDIDNVIELLDLRDKTKARFENLSGGLKQRVGVAAALISDPQLIFLDEPTTGLDPKARRDVWKVIANLKKLGKTVFLTTHYMEEAQTLADRIALVQKGKIAVIGSPQELISKYGGSKTLIIKGGTKEITQEISKKHPHVNMNGDSDVLIKIPSADEFWNVMATLTEMKLDKDIEIQTPTIEDVFLKITGGRITDEGELKQ